In Lujinxingia sediminis, a single genomic region encodes these proteins:
- a CDS encoding pyruvate dehydrogenase complex dihydrolipoamide acetyltransferase, producing the protein MAEVMEMLALSPTMEEGTLAEWTKAEGDSVAEGDILAEVETDKATMEMESFYAGTVLKLLAEPGQTVRVGDPLVIIGKEGEDISGLLSELGGGGKPAAKAKSEQAAPEKAEAAPEEKESASMEVAEDAGNDDGRRIKASPLARKMAEDKGLDLSTIEGSGPGGRIIKRDIESAKAAPAKAPRAAAAAPSAELHAAAGLSEVPGEQKSLSQMRKTIAKRLVEVWQSTPHFYLTMGIDMAAAMKVRKDINAQLAAAEAGYKVSVNDLIVKAAAAALAKYPAMNTGFAGDSLYAFDEVNIGVAVAIEDGLITPTVRNADQKALGAIAREVRELAGRARDKKLKPEEYSAHTFSISNLGMYDIDEFMAVINPPDAAILACGAVKQVPVVVDGELAVGTRMKLTLACDHRVVDGATGAEFLNELRRNLENPLLLLV; encoded by the coding sequence ATGGCAGAAGTTATGGAGATGTTGGCGCTTAGCCCCACGATGGAAGAGGGCACTCTGGCGGAGTGGACCAAAGCCGAGGGTGATAGCGTCGCCGAGGGCGATATCCTGGCGGAGGTGGAGACCGACAAGGCGACCATGGAAATGGAGTCGTTTTATGCGGGCACCGTGCTCAAACTTCTGGCTGAGCCGGGGCAGACGGTGCGCGTGGGCGATCCTCTGGTGATTATCGGCAAGGAGGGCGAAGATATCTCCGGGCTGCTCTCGGAGCTCGGTGGTGGGGGCAAGCCCGCAGCCAAAGCGAAGTCTGAGCAGGCCGCGCCCGAGAAGGCCGAAGCCGCTCCCGAAGAAAAAGAAAGCGCCTCGATGGAGGTTGCCGAAGACGCAGGCAACGACGACGGCCGCCGCATCAAGGCCAGCCCGCTTGCGCGCAAGATGGCCGAAGATAAAGGCCTCGATCTTTCCACCATCGAAGGCAGCGGCCCCGGCGGGCGTATCATCAAGCGCGACATTGAGTCGGCCAAAGCGGCCCCGGCCAAAGCTCCGCGCGCCGCAGCTGCCGCGCCCTCGGCCGAGCTTCATGCTGCGGCCGGCCTCAGTGAAGTACCCGGCGAGCAGAAGTCGCTGAGCCAGATGCGCAAGACCATTGCCAAACGCCTGGTCGAGGTCTGGCAGAGTACCCCGCATTTCTACCTGACGATGGGCATCGACATGGCCGCGGCCATGAAGGTGCGCAAAGACATCAACGCTCAGCTGGCCGCGGCCGAGGCTGGCTACAAGGTCTCGGTCAACGATCTGATCGTGAAGGCCGCTGCAGCCGCGCTGGCGAAATACCCGGCGATGAACACCGGCTTTGCCGGCGACTCGCTCTATGCCTTCGATGAGGTCAACATCGGAGTGGCCGTCGCTATCGAAGACGGGTTGATCACCCCCACGGTGCGTAACGCCGATCAGAAGGCGCTCGGTGCCATCGCCCGCGAGGTGCGCGAGCTTGCCGGTCGCGCCCGCGACAAGAAGCTCAAGCCCGAGGAGTACAGCGCGCATACCTTCTCGATCAGCAACCTCGGCATGTACGACATCGACGAGTTCATGGCGGTCATCAACCCGCCGGACGCCGCGATCCTTGCCTGCGGTGCGGTCAAGCAGGTTCCGGTCGTCGTGGATGGAGAGCTTGCAGTGGGCACGCGCATGAAGCTCACCCTGGCCTGCGACCATCGCGTGGTCGACGGGGCCACCGGCGCGGAGTTCCTCAATGAGCTTCGTCGCAATCTGGAGAACCCGCTGTTGCTCCTGGTCTGA
- a CDS encoding NAD(P)H-dependent flavin oxidoreductase, protein MTLPAIFKNNRLPIVAAPMFLVSGDELTIAICKAGITGTFPALNQRTTEGFEQWVVKITDELNAFREANPESPCGHFGVNLIVHRSNPRLQADLEVVVKHKVPLVITSLGAVSDVVDAVHSYGGVVFHDITNRRHAEKAAEAGVDGVILVAGGAGGHAGTLNPFALMAEIRSFFKGTILLAGAISSGSDVAAARAMGADLAYMGTRFIATRESNAQPEYKQMICDARAEDIVHTPAVSGVPASFMQQSLEANGYDLATLRDPAAVDFGKKLTVNEEAKAWKTVWSAGHGVSAIADVPTVAELVNRLEGEYRQTLQELSAELG, encoded by the coding sequence ATGACCCTCCCCGCGATTTTCAAGAACAACCGACTGCCCATCGTCGCCGCGCCTATGTTTCTGGTCTCCGGCGATGAGCTCACGATTGCCATCTGCAAGGCCGGTATCACCGGCACCTTCCCCGCGCTTAACCAGCGCACCACCGAGGGCTTTGAGCAGTGGGTGGTGAAGATCACCGACGAACTCAACGCGTTCCGCGAAGCCAACCCCGAGTCCCCCTGCGGTCATTTTGGCGTGAACCTCATTGTGCATCGCTCCAACCCGCGTCTGCAGGCCGACCTTGAGGTCGTGGTCAAACATAAGGTGCCGCTGGTCATCACCTCGCTCGGCGCGGTCAGCGACGTGGTTGACGCGGTGCACAGCTACGGTGGGGTGGTCTTCCACGATATCACCAACCGTCGCCATGCCGAGAAGGCCGCTGAGGCTGGCGTCGACGGTGTGATCCTGGTGGCGGGCGGCGCTGGCGGCCACGCCGGCACCCTTAATCCCTTTGCGCTGATGGCCGAGATTCGCAGTTTCTTCAAAGGTACGATCCTGCTCGCCGGTGCGATCTCCAGCGGCAGTGACGTGGCCGCGGCTCGCGCCATGGGGGCCGACCTGGCCTACATGGGCACTCGCTTCATCGCCACCCGGGAGAGCAACGCTCAGCCCGAATACAAGCAGATGATCTGTGATGCCCGCGCTGAAGACATCGTACACACCCCGGCGGTCAGCGGGGTTCCGGCGAGTTTTATGCAGCAGAGTCTGGAGGCCAATGGCTACGATCTTGCGACGTTGCGGGATCCGGCTGCCGTTGATTTTGGCAAAAAGCTCACGGTGAACGAGGAGGCCAAAGCCTGGAAGACGGTCTGGTCGGCCGGTCACGGCGTCAGCGCCATCGCCGACGTACCCACTGTCGCCGAGCTGGTGAACCGCCTCGAAGGGGAGTACCGCCAGACCCTTCAAGAACTCAGTGCCGAGCTCGGATAA
- a CDS encoding toxin-antitoxin system YwqK family antitoxin, whose amino-acid sequence MKHSPLRLSIFAITLIAAWSFAGGSFTLPEASAQSNARSAPSTERRTRRTTTTTTTRSERRVRNVRSNPNARHERHDRHGRDHRYHGDRHRRHQGRGHGHRHDYRPPHHVRHHDHHYRTRYETYRGPRRSRVHRRYHHYPRPVVEHHHHHTEVVIVEVDRFTNTELSCPARTHRVATRDEQYCATSRGTRHGPYMRVHPNGQIAEEGEYLNGARVGLWTEWHTNGEPSCEGEYDEGSRVGAWIRWTRNGLEASVVSY is encoded by the coding sequence ATGAAGCACTCCCCCTTGCGACTCTCCATCTTCGCCATCACACTCATTGCCGCATGGTCCTTCGCCGGGGGTAGTTTCACGCTGCCGGAGGCCAGCGCTCAATCCAACGCCCGCAGCGCACCGTCAACTGAGCGACGGACCAGGCGCACCACCACCACAACAACAACACGCTCCGAGCGGCGAGTGCGCAACGTGCGTTCCAACCCCAATGCGCGTCACGAACGCCATGACCGTCATGGGCGCGACCATCGCTACCACGGCGACAGGCATCGCCGTCATCAGGGGAGGGGCCATGGCCACCGTCATGATTATCGACCGCCCCATCACGTGCGGCATCATGACCATCACTACCGCACCCGCTATGAGACGTACCGTGGTCCGCGCCGCTCGCGCGTGCACCGCCGTTACCATCACTACCCGCGCCCGGTGGTCGAACATCATCACCACCACACCGAGGTTGTGATCGTGGAGGTCGACCGCTTTACAAACACCGAGCTCAGCTGCCCGGCCCGCACCCATCGCGTCGCCACCCGGGATGAGCAGTACTGCGCCACCTCGCGCGGCACCCGTCATGGCCCGTATATGCGCGTGCACCCCAACGGGCAGATTGCCGAGGAGGGTGAGTACCTCAACGGCGCGCGCGTCGGCCTGTGGACCGAGTGGCATACCAACGGTGAGCCCTCCTGTGAGGGTGAGTATGACGAGGGCTCGCGCGTGGGTGCCTGGATCCGATGGACCCGCAACGGCCTGGAGGCAAGCGTCGTAAGCTATTGA
- a CDS encoding GtrA family protein — MTIEPLDISTELELARPTPERWRARVTRLITFGVVGLSGVGVNLAVFKLFFHLVVPTTLSDDLRFVLANLAGVIVSIFTNFLLNDRFTWGDRVKGDRRDWYRRLTRYYVAASGAGAVQMVTAWASLPLWVMLGWQVAGYKLAPTLGVLTGIGCGMALNFLASHFWAFRDADTPS, encoded by the coding sequence ATGACGATCGAACCCCTCGACATCTCCACCGAACTCGAGCTCGCCAGACCGACACCGGAGCGCTGGCGCGCGCGGGTCACGCGGCTGATCACCTTTGGCGTGGTGGGCTTGAGCGGAGTCGGGGTCAATCTGGCGGTGTTCAAGCTCTTCTTCCATCTGGTCGTTCCCACCACCCTGAGCGACGACCTGCGCTTTGTGCTGGCGAACCTGGCCGGGGTGATCGTGAGCATCTTCACAAACTTTTTGCTCAACGACCGCTTCACCTGGGGCGACCGCGTCAAAGGCGATCGTCGCGACTGGTACCGCCGGCTTACTCGCTACTACGTGGCAGCCTCAGGCGCAGGGGCCGTGCAGATGGTCACCGCCTGGGCCAGCCTGCCCCTGTGGGTGATGCTGGGCTGGCAAGTCGCCGGCTACAAGCTCGCGCCGACGCTGGGCGTTCTCACCGGCATCGGGTGCGGCATGGCCCTGAACTTTTTAGCCAGCCACTTCTGGGCGTTTCGCGACGCAGACACGCCGAGCTGA
- a CDS encoding GNAT family N-acetyltransferase, with protein sequence MATDPANQAPLSAPVELQNRHRRALTRLYESRLEANLFQLCWLEGHGVEAHSRGQFSFWGLFDEARELQAAALNLAGRLVMVEAHDPTLCGEFGAFFLRRGTLFQHIVSRRACAESFWSTYTAEQSVRARLIQQQQLYELTPSNLMSRGEPSGLRRARQEELEAIFLASARMHREETLEDPLERDAEGFRRHVRYRIENGRTYSWFDERRLLFKADISTRGSQGAQISGVYTDPLHRNQGIATRAMRDLCALLFAQGLPRITLYVNETNEAASRVYRRVGFSFREPYQTVFIAD encoded by the coding sequence ATGGCGACAGACCCCGCCAACCAGGCACCGCTCTCAGCGCCCGTCGAGCTGCAAAACCGGCATCGGCGGGCGCTGACGCGTTTGTATGAGAGCCGTCTGGAGGCCAACCTCTTCCAGCTCTGCTGGCTGGAGGGGCACGGGGTTGAGGCGCACTCTCGCGGTCAGTTTTCCTTCTGGGGGCTCTTTGATGAGGCGCGAGAGCTGCAGGCGGCCGCCCTCAACCTGGCCGGGCGCCTCGTGATGGTGGAGGCTCATGACCCGACCCTCTGTGGCGAGTTCGGAGCGTTCTTCCTTCGCCGGGGCACGCTCTTTCAGCACATCGTCTCGCGACGGGCCTGCGCTGAGTCCTTCTGGAGCACTTACACCGCCGAGCAGAGCGTGCGAGCGCGCCTGATTCAGCAGCAGCAACTCTATGAGCTCACCCCCTCAAATCTCATGAGTCGGGGCGAGCCATCGGGACTGCGGCGGGCTCGTCAGGAGGAGCTCGAAGCGATCTTTCTGGCCAGCGCGCGCATGCACCGGGAGGAAACGCTCGAAGATCCTCTGGAGCGCGATGCCGAGGGATTTCGTCGCCATGTGCGTTACCGTATCGAAAACGGACGCACCTACAGCTGGTTCGACGAACGGCGCCTGCTCTTTAAGGCCGATATCTCCACACGCGGCTCTCAGGGGGCGCAGATCTCGGGTGTGTACACCGACCCCTTGCATCGCAACCAGGGCATCGCCACGCGGGCGATGCGCGACCTCTGCGCCCTGCTCTTCGCTCAGGGACTTCCCCGCATTACGCTCTACGTCAATGAGACCAACGAGGCGGCAAGTCGCGTCTATCGGCGCGTCGGCTTTAGCTTTCGCGAGCCCTATCAGACGGTTTTCATTGCAGATTGA
- a CDS encoding serine/threonine protein kinase, whose product MIIGNYRIGRVLARGGMATVYRGVYRPTGMPVAIKVLSEESARDEVLVYRMHQEARIQNMLGRQHPGIVTCYEPLVVKDRPAMVLEFVPGRAIADILDEEVEVVDPLMAIDIAIQALDALAYAHHHGVVHRDIKSENIMVTPEGRVKIADFGVARAEVGSKNARVTESRDLVGTMVYMAPEQLTSPRTVDHRADLYSLGVTLYEMITGEVPFDGEEGYPLMKRIEQEQPADPRTLREDLPECLVEVVMRSLFKEPDERYYSAGEMEAALSRCRVAIQRERAEDASPAAASRSRGGDPRCFEPTEPSPLPEPRAFGYLEDLSGRLVPGRILLRRAGLKIGRHPGRCDIVIPDDAVAPEHVMILPLEIGEVLLIDLLSATGTHVDEREIARHVLRNDEVFTLAGRWPFRFRVNMRS is encoded by the coding sequence GTGATCATCGGCAACTACAGAATCGGCCGCGTTCTGGCGCGCGGGGGCATGGCGACGGTCTACCGTGGAGTCTATCGCCCCACCGGGATGCCCGTGGCGATCAAGGTGCTCAGCGAGGAGAGCGCGCGTGATGAGGTGCTCGTCTACCGCATGCACCAGGAGGCCCGCATTCAAAACATGCTCGGCCGGCAGCATCCGGGCATCGTGACCTGCTATGAGCCGCTGGTGGTCAAAGATCGGCCAGCCATGGTGCTGGAATTTGTCCCCGGTCGCGCCATCGCCGACATCCTCGATGAAGAGGTTGAGGTCGTCGATCCGCTGATGGCGATCGACATCGCCATTCAGGCCCTTGACGCCCTGGCCTACGCCCACCATCACGGGGTGGTTCATCGCGACATCAAGAGCGAAAACATCATGGTCACCCCCGAGGGGCGCGTAAAAATCGCCGACTTCGGGGTGGCGCGCGCCGAAGTCGGCAGTAAGAACGCGCGGGTCACCGAGAGCCGCGACCTGGTGGGCACGATGGTCTACATGGCCCCCGAACAGCTCACCAGCCCGCGCACCGTCGACCACCGCGCCGACCTCTACAGCCTGGGCGTGACGCTCTACGAGATGATCACCGGCGAGGTCCCCTTCGATGGAGAGGAAGGCTACCCGCTGATGAAGCGTATCGAGCAGGAGCAGCCAGCCGACCCGCGGACCCTGCGCGAGGATCTTCCGGAGTGTCTGGTCGAGGTGGTGATGCGTTCGCTCTTTAAAGAGCCCGACGAACGCTATTACTCAGCCGGCGAAATGGAGGCCGCGCTGAGCCGCTGCCGGGTGGCCATCCAGCGTGAGCGCGCCGAAGACGCGAGCCCTGCCGCTGCCAGCCGCTCGCGCGGCGGTGATCCGCGCTGCTTTGAGCCCACCGAGCCCTCACCGCTTCCCGAGCCCCGGGCCTTTGGGTACCTCGAGGATCTCTCCGGAAGGCTTGTGCCCGGGCGCATCCTTCTGCGCCGCGCCGGGCTGAAGATCGGCCGGCATCCGGGGCGCTGCGATATCGTGATCCCGGATGACGCGGTGGCTCCAGAGCACGTGATGATCCTGCCGCTGGAGATTGGCGAAGTCCTGCTCATCGATCTTCTCAGCGCCACCGGCACACATGTCGACGAGCGCGAGATCGCCCGCCACGTGCTGCGCAACGATGAGGTCTTTACCCTGGCCGGGCGCTGGCCCTTTCGCTTTCGGGTCAACATGCGCAGCTGA